One Brachybacterium kimchii genomic window carries:
- a CDS encoding GntR family transcriptional regulator yields MASKRQVLRADVQEGIQNRLVQGNWRPGSRLSIDGLARELEVSPTPVREALVALERSGLIEYKALKGFVVAPPLSAEQIDELIDARLILETAAFTRAFHDWEALLEDLRAAHAAHTAIADRIAAAGEPDYSLLHEYFDADAAFHEALFTHAGNHYLGSMREVLNTHGHRMRQTWSEGPEQIDAAEAITEHEAILARVAEHNHDGALDALRRHLEGVRERSGAMADAADD; encoded by the coding sequence ATGGCGAGCAAGCGGCAGGTGCTGCGGGCGGACGTGCAGGAGGGCATCCAGAACCGCCTCGTGCAGGGCAATTGGCGCCCCGGGTCGCGGCTGAGCATCGACGGTCTCGCCCGCGAGCTCGAGGTCTCCCCCACGCCGGTGCGCGAGGCGCTGGTCGCGCTCGAGCGCTCCGGGCTCATCGAGTACAAGGCCCTCAAGGGCTTCGTGGTCGCCCCGCCGCTGAGCGCCGAGCAGATCGATGAGCTCATCGATGCGCGCCTGATCCTCGAGACCGCCGCCTTCACCCGTGCCTTCCACGACTGGGAGGCGCTGCTGGAGGACCTGCGCGCCGCCCATGCCGCGCACACCGCGATCGCCGATCGGATCGCCGCCGCCGGCGAGCCCGACTACTCGCTGCTGCACGAGTACTTCGACGCCGACGCCGCCTTCCACGAGGCCCTGTTCACGCACGCCGGCAACCATTACCTGGGGTCGATGCGCGAGGTGCTGAACACCCACGGCCACCGCATGCGCCAGACCTGGTCCGAGGGCCCCGAGCAGATCGACGCCGCCGAGGCCATCACCGAGCACGAGGCGATCCTGGCCCGGGTCGCCGAGCACAACCACGACGGTGCGCTCGACGCCCTGCGGCGCCACCTCGAGGGCGTGCGCGAACGCTCGGGCGCGATGGCGGACGCCGCAGACGACTGA
- a CDS encoding MFS transporter, whose protein sequence is MTAPSAARRPARSRPTRKRFGIFAILWLLVLLNYVDRSTLSIALPYMSEDLSITPALQGWILSLFFWTYLVFQVPGGWLLDRFGPRRVVSAAGALWGLLQASIGLMTSGLGLGVARLGLGAFEAPTAPSGSKLNSEWLPASERARGATFIDMAGAFGSAIGGVLVTGIIGVFGSWRWAFVVTGLLTVVLAVVYFIYVRDTPEEHAGVDEDELRHIRQRVPAESAESAGSDGDSAAVPEVVSPDSPLPRLTDYARSTSWWGFWLGRLGWATVWWGIISWTPSYLADARGFDLLSLGGATFAVFGMGVVGQLVAGALADWGRARFGSYNRVMKTILVGSGLAMVVTVFLIPTVSSSLACLVMLALAVFFTNFGGLYWAIPAWLAPPSQVGKVGSVMNMASSLGGALAPVAMGYAIGAADGSYAGAFVFLGLAAALYLIGSAVINFGRPLAVAGSR, encoded by the coding sequence ATGACTGCACCCTCCGCGGCGCGTCGACCCGCGCGCTCCCGGCCCACGAGGAAGAGATTCGGGATCTTCGCCATCCTCTGGCTCCTCGTGCTCCTGAACTACGTGGATCGATCGACCTTGTCGATCGCGCTCCCGTACATGTCGGAGGACCTGTCCATCACGCCGGCTCTGCAGGGCTGGATCCTCTCGCTGTTCTTCTGGACGTACTTGGTCTTCCAGGTCCCCGGCGGGTGGCTCCTGGACCGGTTCGGACCGCGTCGCGTCGTGAGTGCGGCGGGCGCTCTCTGGGGACTTCTGCAGGCGAGCATCGGCCTCATGACCTCGGGTCTCGGCCTCGGGGTGGCGCGGCTGGGGCTCGGTGCCTTCGAAGCTCCCACGGCGCCGTCCGGTTCGAAGCTCAACAGTGAATGGCTTCCCGCGAGCGAGCGTGCGCGCGGGGCGACGTTCATCGACATGGCCGGCGCCTTCGGCAGCGCCATCGGGGGCGTGCTGGTGACCGGCATCATCGGGGTCTTCGGATCCTGGCGATGGGCCTTCGTCGTCACGGGGCTGCTCACCGTCGTGCTCGCCGTCGTCTACTTCATCTACGTCCGCGACACCCCGGAGGAGCACGCCGGTGTCGATGAGGACGAGCTGCGACACATCCGTCAGCGGGTTCCCGCCGAGTCCGCAGAGTCCGCTGGGTCGGACGGTGACAGTGCTGCGGTGCCGGAAGTCGTCTCCCCGGATTCCCCGCTCCCGCGCCTCACCGACTACGCCCGGTCGACCTCCTGGTGGGGATTCTGGTTGGGGAGGCTGGGGTGGGCCACCGTGTGGTGGGGGATCATCTCCTGGACGCCGTCCTACCTGGCCGACGCGCGCGGATTCGACCTTCTGAGCCTCGGGGGCGCTACCTTTGCCGTGTTCGGGATGGGCGTGGTCGGGCAGCTCGTCGCCGGAGCTCTCGCGGACTGGGGGCGTGCTCGCTTCGGCAGCTACAACCGCGTGATGAAGACGATCCTCGTGGGATCGGGGCTCGCAATGGTCGTCACGGTGTTCCTGATCCCGACCGTCTCCAGCTCGCTGGCCTGCCTGGTGATGCTCGCCCTCGCCGTCTTCTTCACGAACTTCGGGGGCCTGTACTGGGCGATCCCGGCGTGGCTCGCACCTCCGTCGCAGGTCGGCAAGGTCGGATCCGTCATGAACATGGCATCGAGCCTCGGCGGTGCCCTCGCCCCGGTGGCGATGGGGTACGCGATCGGAGCCGCCGACGGCTCGTACGCAGGAGCGTTCGTCTTCCTGGGCCTGGCGGCGGCGCTGTACCTGATCGGCTCGGCTGTCATCAACTTCGGGCGTCCGCTCGCCGTCGCCGGGAGCAGGTGA
- a CDS encoding dihydroxyacetone kinase family protein, whose amino-acid sequence MTYLFDEPSEFAADAVAGLVASQPDLMQVHGGVVRSAATPEGQPALVIGGGSGHYPAFAGWVGRGMGHGAPCGNVFASPSASQVYSVARNAENGGGVILGFGNYAGDVLHFGLAAEKLRADGIDVRIVKVSDDIASNTPQNHRDRRGIAGDLPVFKITGAAIEAGADLEAAEQIAIRANDATRSFGVAFGGCTLPGASGPLFSVEAGQMAVGLGIHGEPGVRDEALGSAREVAQMLVDGVLAEEPARAADGEAGYRGRAAVIVNGLGTVKHEELFVVYAHVARMLQARGITPVRPEVGEHVTSLDMAGLSLTVVFLDEELEEHWLAPVDTPAFHRGAMPGSDAADDDGNGDVGSVGAVRWEPGVDPIPQASEESRTAARGISGVLDLFEAVCAREEAELGRIDAIAGDGDHGQGMAFGSRGAAEAARSAVSDGAGARTVLVHAGEAWSEAAGGTSGALWGAALIAAGNTVTDRADVEPSQVVEALVAGVDTIGRLGGAAEGDKTMMDAALPFRRVLLEAFDGTDPAPAITSAAATARDAAEATALITATKGRSRVLGEKSKGTPDPGALSFSILMTELGAHLR is encoded by the coding sequence ATGACGTATCTCTTCGACGAGCCGAGTGAGTTCGCGGCCGACGCGGTGGCGGGGCTGGTGGCTTCGCAGCCGGACCTGATGCAGGTCCACGGGGGAGTGGTCCGTTCCGCGGCGACGCCGGAGGGTCAGCCGGCGCTGGTGATCGGCGGCGGCTCGGGGCACTATCCGGCGTTCGCGGGCTGGGTGGGCCGCGGGATGGGGCACGGCGCCCCGTGCGGGAACGTGTTCGCCTCGCCGTCGGCCTCGCAGGTGTACTCGGTCGCGCGGAACGCGGAGAACGGCGGCGGGGTCATCCTGGGCTTCGGGAACTATGCCGGGGACGTGCTGCACTTCGGGCTGGCGGCGGAGAAGCTGCGCGCGGACGGGATCGACGTGCGGATCGTGAAGGTCAGCGACGACATCGCCTCGAACACCCCGCAGAACCATCGGGACCGCCGCGGGATCGCGGGTGACCTGCCGGTCTTCAAGATCACCGGTGCCGCGATCGAGGCGGGCGCGGATCTGGAGGCGGCCGAGCAGATCGCGATCCGGGCGAACGATGCGACCCGCTCCTTCGGCGTCGCCTTCGGCGGCTGCACCCTGCCCGGCGCGAGCGGGCCGCTGTTCTCCGTGGAGGCCGGGCAGATGGCCGTGGGTCTCGGCATCCACGGCGAGCCCGGCGTGCGGGACGAAGCGCTGGGCAGTGCGCGCGAGGTCGCGCAGATGCTGGTCGACGGGGTCCTCGCGGAGGAGCCCGCGCGCGCCGCGGACGGCGAGGCCGGGTATCGGGGCCGGGCCGCCGTGATCGTGAACGGCCTGGGCACGGTGAAGCACGAGGAGCTGTTCGTCGTCTACGCCCACGTGGCGCGGATGCTTCAGGCGCGGGGCATCACGCCGGTGCGTCCGGAGGTCGGCGAGCACGTGACGAGCCTGGACATGGCCGGGCTGTCGCTGACGGTCGTGTTCCTCGACGAGGAGCTCGAGGAGCACTGGCTGGCACCGGTGGACACCCCCGCCTTCCATCGCGGCGCGATGCCCGGGAGCGATGCGGCCGATGACGATGGCAATGGCGATGTCGGGTCCGTGGGTGCGGTGCGGTGGGAGCCGGGCGTGGATCCGATCCCGCAGGCGAGCGAGGAGTCCCGGACTGCGGCGCGCGGGATCAGCGGTGTGCTGGATCTGTTCGAGGCCGTGTGCGCGCGGGAGGAGGCCGAGCTGGGCCGTATCGACGCGATCGCGGGCGACGGCGACCACGGGCAGGGCATGGCCTTCGGGTCGAGGGGCGCGGCCGAGGCCGCGCGCAGCGCGGTCTCAGATGGCGCCGGGGCGCGCACGGTCCTCGTGCATGCGGGCGAGGCCTGGTCCGAGGCGGCGGGAGGCACGTCGGGCGCGCTGTGGGGCGCGGCGCTGATCGCGGCCGGGAACACCGTCACCGACAGAGCGGACGTGGAGCCGTCGCAGGTGGTGGAGGCGCTGGTCGCGGGCGTGGACACGATCGGGCGGCTCGGCGGGGCGGCCGAGGGCGACAAGACGATGATGGATGCCGCCCTGCCGTTCCGTCGGGTGCTGCTCGAGGCCTTCGACGGCACGGATCCGGCCCCGGCGATCACCTCGGCCGCGGCGACCGCGCGCGATGCCGCGGAGGCGACCGCGCTGATCACCGCGACCAAGGGTCGCTCCCGCGTGCTCGGTGAGAAGTCCAAGGGCACGCCCGATCCCGGGGCCCTGTCCTTCTCCATCCTCATGACCGAGCTCGGGGCGCATCTGCGCTGA
- a CDS encoding 4-hydroxythreonine-4-phosphate dehydrogenase PdxA, with protein MTSSAPRIALTFGDFSGIGPELAVRLLADPENLRRAQVIALVSPAELAAASEAAGVEVPVSDHPTTGAVHLVGSDLQDIEVPRCTTTVEAGTRVIRDLEKALALYSADEADAIMFLPLNKTSLHLAGMHEDDELRWFAKQLGFEGFTSEVNVVPDLITSRVTSHIPISEVAANISAARVRQAIGLLDEVLRGSGVAAPRIAVAALNPHAGENGQFGREEIDHIAPGVELARKVDEVDAKGPFPSDTIFIKAKNGEYDGVVTMYHDQGQIAMKLMSFSDGVTVQGGLPVPITTPAHGTAYEIVGKNVASIGPSQRAFDIAVGLGEQIAARRPDADTKA; from the coding sequence ATGACCTCATCCGCCCCACGTATCGCCCTCACCTTCGGCGACTTCTCCGGCATCGGTCCGGAACTCGCCGTGCGACTCCTCGCGGATCCCGAGAACCTCCGACGAGCCCAGGTGATCGCCCTGGTCTCGCCTGCAGAACTCGCCGCGGCCAGTGAGGCCGCCGGGGTCGAGGTGCCCGTGTCCGATCATCCGACGACGGGCGCGGTCCACCTGGTCGGCTCGGATCTCCAGGACATCGAGGTGCCCCGCTGCACGACCACGGTCGAGGCCGGCACTCGCGTGATCCGGGACCTCGAGAAGGCGCTCGCCCTGTACTCGGCCGATGAGGCCGACGCGATCATGTTCCTCCCGCTGAACAAGACGTCGCTCCATCTGGCCGGGATGCATGAGGACGACGAGCTGCGCTGGTTCGCGAAGCAGTTGGGATTCGAGGGCTTCACCAGCGAGGTCAACGTCGTGCCCGACCTCATCACCTCGCGCGTCACCTCCCACATCCCGATCTCCGAGGTGGCCGCGAACATCAGTGCCGCCCGGGTGCGCCAGGCCATCGGGCTGCTGGACGAGGTCCTGCGCGGGTCCGGCGTCGCTGCGCCCCGCATCGCCGTCGCCGCCCTGAACCCGCACGCGGGGGAGAACGGGCAGTTCGGTCGCGAGGAGATCGACCACATCGCACCGGGAGTGGAGCTCGCGAGGAAGGTCGACGAGGTGGACGCGAAGGGGCCGTTCCCCAGCGACACGATCTTCATCAAGGCGAAGAACGGCGAGTACGACGGCGTCGTCACGATGTACCACGACCAGGGGCAGATCGCGATGAAGCTGATGAGCTTCTCCGATGGCGTGACCGTGCAGGGCGGGCTTCCCGTGCCGATCACCACGCCCGCCCATGGCACGGCCTACGAGATCGTCGGCAAGAACGTCGCGAGCATCGGTCCCAGCCAGCGCGCATTCGACATCGCCGTGGGGCTCGGTGAGCAGATCGCCGCCCGCCGGCCCGACGCCGACACGAAGGCCTGA
- a CDS encoding amidohydrolase family protein — translation MSLYDGPVIDAHHHFWEPSLGRQPWLRPGVDIGFRYGPYESIKRDYLPPDLRADAESAGIDLVGSVTMETEWELDDPVGEMRYTEGVAERYGLPNAAVAHAQLDAPDVESTLEQLAAMPIVRGIRHKPGQSHGPEDARRRPSLLSDPQWREGLRLLPRFGFSFDLQVAWWHLHEIVSVLERSPELPVILNHAGLPSDRSSVGLHEWSRAVALVARFPQVVVKASGIGQRGAPWTVESNGPIVRRLVDLFGPERLMFASNFPVDGLTATYSEIWQGFREIVQDCSHDEQEQMFAGTARRVYRLPAELLRRAEPPGR, via the coding sequence ATGAGTCTCTACGACGGTCCCGTCATCGACGCCCACCATCACTTCTGGGAGCCGTCGCTCGGGCGGCAGCCCTGGCTGCGGCCGGGCGTCGACATCGGCTTCCGGTACGGACCGTACGAGTCGATCAAGCGCGACTACCTTCCGCCGGACCTTCGCGCCGACGCCGAGTCCGCGGGCATCGATCTGGTGGGTTCGGTGACCATGGAGACCGAGTGGGAGCTCGACGATCCGGTGGGGGAGATGCGCTACACGGAGGGGGTCGCCGAGCGGTACGGGCTGCCGAACGCCGCCGTCGCCCACGCCCAGCTCGACGCACCGGACGTCGAGAGCACCCTCGAGCAGTTGGCGGCGATGCCGATCGTCCGCGGCATCCGGCACAAGCCGGGGCAGAGCCACGGGCCCGAGGATGCGAGGCGCAGGCCAAGTCTCCTGAGCGACCCGCAGTGGCGGGAGGGACTGCGTCTGCTCCCACGCTTCGGGTTCAGCTTCGACCTGCAGGTCGCATGGTGGCACCTCCACGAGATCGTCTCCGTGCTCGAGAGGTCCCCGGAGCTGCCCGTGATCCTGAATCATGCAGGGCTCCCCTCGGACAGGTCCTCGGTGGGCCTGCATGAGTGGTCGCGAGCCGTGGCGCTCGTCGCCCGGTTCCCACAGGTCGTCGTGAAGGCGAGCGGGATCGGACAGCGCGGGGCGCCCTGGACGGTCGAGAGCAATGGGCCGATCGTGCGTCGTCTCGTGGACCTGTTCGGTCCCGAGCGACTGATGTTCGCGTCGAACTTCCCGGTGGACGGTCTCACGGCCACGTACTCCGAGATCTGGCAGGGGTTCCGCGAGATCGTCCAGGACTGCTCCCACGACGAGCAGGAGCAGATGTTCGCCGGCACCGCCCGCAGGGTCTACCGGCTCCCGGCAGAGCTTCTCCGCCGCGCCGAGCCCCCGGGGCGGTGA